The Dendropsophus ebraccatus isolate aDenEbr1 chromosome 10, aDenEbr1.pat, whole genome shotgun sequence genome has a segment encoding these proteins:
- the TMEM268 gene encoding transmembrane protein 268, translating into MSRTDGGEGPGIDNPEPVVTLHSGLYNGRLLTVLPYTSRVEQTEQCLQRLQDCGIQVPVEQCKDSLQIPALIPEVHRYIFFSSRGFVIILAMVIYASIWINLYSTAQLFSDGHSWVTSIPVTITAAAVTVVVIAAINKQQRKINVNTDIRLAAANEIFMEYNVLLGLSDRSRSCQSVPSLCFIYFHLWGCHQRLSQRLANMSEDDLRKFLGQLFIFIETPADPTLAQTNHGDNTTEESPLLASGSRHKPVLCNKKIPLVLRSHPEVMARQLLIIASACYVRLLTSGQLPRAHGAGHTGVLDVPCPCQFIECSIIAPGPCFPCL; encoded by the exons GTCTTTATAATGGAAGATTATTGACGGTTCTGCCCTATACATCGAGAGTTGAGCAGACTGAACAATGCCTCCAGAGGCTCCAGGACTGTGGCATCCAG GTCCCAGTGGAGCAGTGTAAAGACTCCCTACAGATCCCGGCTCTCATCCCCGAGGTTCACAGATACATCTTCTTTAGCTCTAGAGGCTTTGTTATAATCCTGGCAATG GTCATATATGCCTCCATTTGGATCAATCTCTACTccactgcacagctcttctcCGATGGCCATAGCTGGGTGACCAGTATACCTGTCACCATAACTGCTGCCGCTGTCACCGTTGTGGTCATCGCCGCCATCAACAAGCAGCAAAGGAAG ATAAATGTCAACACCGATATAAGACTGGCAGCAGCCAACGAGATCTTCATGGAGTACAACGTCCTGCTGGGCCTCAGCGACCGATCAAGAAGTTGTCAGAGTGTTCCCTCC CTCTGCTTCATATATTTCCATTTGTGGGGCTGCCACCAGAGACTCTCCCAGCGACTGGCCAATATGAGCGAG GATGACCTCAGAAAGTTCCTGGGCCAGCTATTTATCTTCATAGAAACCCCTGCTGACCCCACATTGGCACAAACTAATCATGGGGACAATACAACGGAAGAGAGCCCCCTGCTGGCCAGTGGTTCCCGGCATAAACCTGTTCTGTGCAACAAGAAGATTCCACTTGTTCTGCGGAGTCATCCAGAA GTGATGGCTCGGCAGCTCCTGATAATAGCCAGCGCATGTTACGTGCGTCTCCTCACCTCCGGACAGCTGCCGCGGGCCCATGGCGCAGGTCACACCGGGGTCCTCGATGTACCGTGTCCTTGTCAGTTCATCGAGTGCAGCATCATTGCCCCCGGCCCATGCTTCCCATGTCTGTAG